The Saprospiraceae bacterium genome includes a window with the following:
- the ftcD gene encoding glutamate formimidoyltransferase, with protein MPLQQIIECVPNFSEGRDLNIIKQITDEIEKIEGVKLLDVDPGKATNRTVVTFVGPPDAVIEAAYQAIKKASELIDMSKHSGEHPRMGATDVCPLIPISGISMEETAVYAHTLGKRVGETLNIPVFMYEAAATKPERQNLATIRTGEYEGLASKLKDPKWTPDYGSNTFNERAGATVIGARDFLVAYNVNLNTTSVRRANSVAFDVRENGRVKTDAKGKNIVDAHGEPVRIPGACKSVKAIGWYIEEYGIAQISMNLTNINETPLHIAFDECCKSAQSRGLRVTGSELVGLVPKSVLTDAGKHFLRQQKRSVGVSEKELIHIAVRTLGLDELSPFDPSKKVIEYLLEDKAASPLVQKTLIDFAKETASESPAPGGGSISAYVGALGVSLGTMVANLSSHKAGWDDRIDYFSNMAEEGQRLKDALISLVDADTHAFNKIMDALKMPKATDEDKSARKAAMHLATIGAIEVPLKVMKVSLESMKMIREMAENGNPNSVSDAGVGALCVRTAVEGAALNVRINCTGFDDKIFVAGALAQAEEMLNKAKEAEKEIIKIVEKLIV; from the coding sequence ATGCCCTTACAACAAATAATTGAATGTGTGCCCAACTTCAGTGAAGGTCGGGACTTGAATATTATAAAACAGATTACTGATGAAATCGAAAAGATAGAAGGTGTAAAACTTCTGGATGTCGATCCCGGCAAAGCGACCAATCGAACGGTGGTCACTTTTGTTGGACCTCCTGACGCAGTTATCGAAGCAGCTTATCAGGCGATCAAAAAAGCATCAGAACTTATCGATATGTCAAAGCACAGCGGCGAGCACCCCAGAATGGGAGCCACGGACGTGTGTCCGCTTATTCCCATATCAGGTATTAGCATGGAAGAGACGGCAGTGTATGCGCACACATTAGGAAAAAGAGTAGGCGAGACGCTGAATATTCCAGTATTTATGTACGAAGCCGCAGCTACCAAACCAGAGAGACAAAATCTGGCAACCATTCGGACAGGCGAATATGAAGGATTGGCGTCCAAATTAAAAGACCCGAAATGGACTCCTGATTACGGCAGCAATACATTTAACGAAAGAGCCGGAGCAACTGTAATCGGTGCCAGAGATTTTCTCGTTGCCTACAATGTCAATCTCAATACAACATCTGTTCGTAGAGCAAACTCTGTTGCATTTGACGTCCGTGAAAACGGTCGGGTAAAAACAGATGCCAAAGGCAAAAATATAGTAGATGCTCATGGAGAACCGGTGAGAATACCCGGAGCATGCAAATCAGTAAAAGCCATTGGTTGGTACATCGAAGAATACGGAATTGCTCAGATTTCAATGAATCTTACTAATATCAACGAAACACCACTGCATATTGCTTTTGATGAATGTTGCAAAAGTGCTCAGTCACGTGGACTGAGGGTGACAGGGTCAGAACTGGTAGGCTTGGTGCCAAAATCCGTATTGACAGATGCCGGGAAACACTTTTTAAGACAACAGAAAAGATCAGTGGGTGTCTCTGAAAAGGAACTTATCCACATAGCGGTCAGAACACTTGGGCTGGATGAATTGTCCCCATTTGACCCCAGTAAAAAAGTGATAGAATACCTTCTCGAAGACAAAGCGGCAAGTCCATTGGTTCAAAAAACACTCATCGACTTTGCAAAAGAAACGGCATCTGAAAGTCCCGCTCCCGGGGGAGGAAGTATCTCTGCATATGTCGGAGCATTGGGTGTCTCTTTAGGTACCATGGTAGCCAATCTCAGTTCACATAAGGCAGGATGGGATGACCGGATCGACTATTTCTCTAATATGGCAGAAGAGGGTCAACGACTCAAAGACGCATTAATAAGTCTGGTTGATGCTGATACCCACGCCTTCAATAAAATAATGGATGCTCTCAAAATGCCCAAAGCTACAGATGAGGATAAATCTGCCAGAAAAGCAGCTATGCATCTGGCTACCATCGGAGCCATAGAAGTGCCGCTGAAAGTAATGAAAGTAAGTCTGGAATCCATGAAAATGATCCGGGAAATGGCTGAAAACGGCAACCCCAATTCTGTTTCTGACGCGGGTGTAGGTGCTTTGTGTGTACGTACTGCTGTAGAAGGTGCTGCACTCAATGTCAGAATCAATTGCACCGGATTTGATGATAAAATTTTTGTTGCAGGTGCATTAGCTCAGGCAGAAGAGATGCTGAATAAAGCCAAAGAAGCTGAAAAGGAAATCATCAAAATAGTAGAGAAATTGATTGTATAG
- a CDS encoding ATP-binding protein, with amino-acid sequence MIKRTLFDAIKDKLDFKKAIILLGPRQVGKTFLIQKITEEMKLPFLMVNGDNPADRLLWTNPDFQLIQSLIAPYELVVFDEAQRIENIGLTVKMIVDAQLGKQVIITGSSALGLGDTIQEPLTGRKWEFTMFPVSWAELRETYTLAKSLPMLEQLLVYGNYPDIIVHDDKETLLNALAGSYLYKDILELGGIRKPEVLVRLLQALAWQVGNEVSYNEVAKTVGIDKETVTSYIDLLEKSFVIYRLNPLARNERKEISTSRKIYFYDNGIRNAIINNFNPINQRNDVGALWENFFITEKLKRIAYQKLSNKSWFWRSKSQAEIDYVEEGKDGITAFELKWNDKKSAKFSTTFTDFYQPKETHIINRSNFWEHL; translated from the coding sequence ATGATAAAAAGAACACTTTTTGATGCTATCAAGGACAAACTCGACTTTAAGAAAGCCATAATCCTTCTGGGACCGAGACAGGTGGGCAAAACTTTTTTGATTCAAAAAATAACGGAAGAAATGAAGTTGCCTTTTCTGATGGTCAATGGCGATAATCCGGCTGATCGGCTACTTTGGACCAATCCTGATTTTCAATTGATTCAATCGCTCATCGCTCCTTATGAATTGGTCGTGTTTGATGAAGCTCAACGCATCGAAAATATTGGTCTGACGGTCAAAATGATCGTAGATGCACAATTAGGCAAACAGGTAATCATCACCGGATCGTCGGCACTCGGACTTGGAGATACTATTCAGGAACCATTGACCGGCAGAAAATGGGAATTTACCATGTTTCCTGTCTCATGGGCGGAGCTCAGAGAAACTTACACTTTGGCAAAATCATTACCCATGTTGGAACAACTGTTGGTATATGGCAACTATCCTGATATCATTGTGCACGATGACAAAGAAACCTTGCTCAACGCATTGGCAGGAAGTTATTTATACAAAGATATATTAGAACTCGGAGGTATCAGAAAGCCGGAAGTATTGGTACGACTCTTACAGGCGTTGGCTTGGCAGGTAGGTAATGAAGTCTCCTATAATGAAGTGGCCAAAACCGTTGGAATAGATAAAGAAACGGTGACGAGTTATATCGATCTGCTTGAAAAAAGTTTTGTCATCTACAGACTAAATCCGTTGGCACGTAACGAACGCAAAGAAATATCTACTTCACGTAAAATCTATTTTTATGACAATGGTATCCGTAATGCCATCATCAATAATTTTAATCCGATCAATCAGCGTAATGATGTAGGTGCATTGTGGGAAAACTTTTTTATTACAGAAAAACTGAAGCGGATTGCATATCAGAAACTATCAAACAAAAGTTGGTTCTGGCGCAGTAAATCTCAGGCAGAAATCGATTATGTAGAAGAAGGAAAAGATGGTATTACCGCTTTTGAATTAAAATGGAATGATAAAAAAAGTGCAAAGTTCAGCACTACCTTTACTGATTTTTATCAACCAAAAGAAACCCACATCATTAACAGATCAAATTTTTGGGAGCATTTGTAA
- a CDS encoding ATP-binding protein translates to MFDRILEKRILEVWADDKVIICIGARQVGKSTLITKICREKGEFLFINGDDPEVHLLLADAGEKRLLQIIGKHKIVFIDEAQRIKNIGLISKIIFDRIKNVKLILSGSSALEMANQLNEPLTGRKWEFHLWPVSWQEFEGKYGFPEASLQLEKRLIYGMYPEVILKSDQEQDILKQLASSYLYKDILNLQNIRKPEVLQNLLHALALQVGSEVNYNELAQLLRIDRKTVEEYIGLLEKTFIIFRLPALSRNERNEISNGKKIYFYDNGMRNAVIGDFRPLPLRQDHGSLWENFIISELRKKTDYDQITKRDYFWRTYQQQEIDYIVEKNGQLYAYEIKWNATRKVKFPVTFTKAYPDAETHIINRNNFVDYLGIEGN, encoded by the coding sequence ATGTTTGACAGGATATTGGAGAAAAGGATTCTGGAAGTCTGGGCTGATGATAAAGTGATTATATGTATTGGTGCCAGACAGGTAGGCAAATCCACATTGATCACAAAAATATGCAGGGAGAAGGGTGAATTTCTGTTTATCAATGGAGATGACCCTGAGGTACACTTATTGCTGGCCGATGCGGGTGAGAAACGACTCTTGCAAATAATCGGAAAACATAAAATTGTTTTTATTGATGAAGCCCAAAGGATTAAAAATATCGGGTTGATCAGTAAAATCATCTTTGACAGAATTAAAAATGTAAAACTTATCCTGAGCGGTTCGTCAGCACTTGAGATGGCAAACCAGTTAAATGAACCATTGACCGGACGAAAATGGGAATTTCATTTATGGCCTGTATCATGGCAGGAGTTTGAAGGAAAATATGGATTTCCGGAGGCTTCACTACAGCTTGAAAAGAGATTGATTTATGGCATGTATCCTGAAGTTATTTTAAAATCTGATCAGGAACAGGATATATTAAAACAATTGGCAAGTAGCTATTTGTATAAGGATATCCTTAATCTTCAAAATATCAGAAAACCGGAAGTCTTGCAGAATCTGCTGCATGCTTTGGCACTTCAGGTGGGTAGTGAGGTGAATTATAATGAATTGGCACAACTATTACGAATAGATAGAAAGACCGTAGAAGAATATATCGGGTTATTAGAAAAAACATTTATCATATTCAGATTGCCGGCACTCAGTCGCAATGAAAGAAATGAAATAAGTAACGGTAAAAAAATATATTTTTATGACAATGGAATGAGAAATGCGGTCATAGGAGATTTCAGACCTTTGCCCCTGAGACAAGATCATGGCAGCCTTTGGGAAAATTTTATAATAAGTGAACTCAGGAAAAAGACGGATTACGACCAAATCACCAAACGAGACTATTTCTGGCGCACTTATCAACAACAAGAGATTGACTACATCGTAGAAAAAAACGGTCAATTGTATGCCTATGAAATAAAATGGAATGCAACCAGAAAAGTAAAATTTCCCGTCACCTTTACCAAAGCATATCCGGATGCAGAAACACACATCATCAACAGAAATAATTTTGTGGATTATTTAGGTATTGAGGGTAATTAG
- a CDS encoding AAA family ATPase, with amino-acid sequence MIGRQKEIQILSKAYASDKPELIAVFGRRRVGKTYLIRQYFGDKIDFELTGLKDGNKQQQLRNFSYSLKEAQKADEVPPMPLDWLEAFHQLKVFLESQEDTATRKVVFIDELPWIAAGRSDFLTGFSYFWNSYASKSNIVVVICGSATAWMTQKIINDKGGLHNRVTQQIHLQPFTLTETEAFLRNKNIFLDRYQIILLYMAMGGIPLYLEQIQEGRSAIQNIDHICFNSHGFLRNEFDNLYSALFSNADRYMMIVAALSSSWKGMERSEIVWLTEIKDGGGLTAMLKDLEMSGFISSYVPFGNKKKNTLYRLIDCYSLFYLRFIQNIPKTETTSYQTLSQTQTWKTWTGYAYENICLLHIKNIKASLGIAGVQTNQYSFLAKSTDEYDGVQIDLLIDRHDNVINLCEIKFYNEEIIISKVDAENIRKKKSIFKFITKTKKQVFVTLITTFGMHQNKNTLGLIDNVLSADALFD; translated from the coding sequence ATGATAGGCCGTCAAAAAGAGATACAAATACTTTCAAAAGCATACGCATCAGACAAACCTGAACTCATAGCCGTTTTTGGCAGAAGACGGGTAGGTAAGACTTATCTGATCAGGCAGTATTTTGGCGATAAGATTGACTTCGAACTTACCGGACTAAAAGATGGTAACAAACAACAGCAATTGAGAAACTTTTCCTATAGTCTGAAGGAAGCACAGAAGGCGGACGAGGTCCCACCGATGCCCCTTGACTGGCTGGAAGCATTTCACCAACTAAAAGTATTTCTGGAATCTCAGGAAGATACCGCCACACGGAAGGTTGTCTTTATTGACGAATTACCCTGGATTGCGGCAGGCAGATCAGATTTTTTGACAGGATTTAGCTATTTTTGGAATAGTTATGCATCCAAATCCAATATTGTGGTGGTCATCTGTGGGTCCGCCACCGCTTGGATGACCCAAAAAATCATCAATGATAAAGGCGGACTTCATAATCGGGTGACGCAGCAGATTCATCTTCAGCCATTTACCCTGACAGAAACTGAAGCCTTCCTAAGGAATAAAAATATTTTTTTAGACAGATACCAAATCATACTTTTATATATGGCTATGGGCGGCATACCGCTCTATCTGGAACAAATTCAAGAAGGTAGAAGCGCCATACAAAACATAGATCATATCTGTTTTAACTCCCATGGTTTTCTTAGGAATGAGTTTGATAATTTGTACAGTGCACTGTTCAGTAATGCTGATCGTTATATGATGATTGTTGCAGCCTTATCATCGTCGTGGAAAGGTATGGAAAGATCTGAAATAGTCTGGTTAACAGAGATAAAGGATGGTGGCGGATTGACTGCCATGCTAAAAGACCTTGAGATGTCCGGCTTCATATCATCTTATGTGCCTTTCGGAAATAAGAAAAAAAACACGCTTTACCGACTGATTGATTGTTATTCTTTATTTTATTTACGATTTATTCAAAATATACCCAAAACCGAAACTACATCTTATCAAACACTGAGTCAAACCCAAACCTGGAAAACATGGACAGGTTATGCTTACGAAAATATTTGTTTGTTGCATATCAAAAACATTAAGGCGTCTCTGGGTATCGCAGGTGTGCAAACCAATCAATATAGTTTTTTGGCAAAGTCAACTGATGAATACGACGGTGTACAGATAGACCTTCTGATTGACAGGCATGATAATGTAATTAATCTATGTGAGATTAAGTTTTACAATGAAGAAATAATCATCTCAAAAGTCGATGCTGAGAATATCCGCAAGAAAAAAAGCATTTTCAAGTTTATTACAAAAACAAAAAAACAAGTTTTTGTCACATTGATTACAACGTTTGGAATGCATCAAAATAAAAATACACTGGGACTTATAGACAATGTATTGTCAGCAGACGCACTTTTTGATTGA
- a CDS encoding T9SS type A sorting domain-containing protein, whose translation MKIHSKILYFIILLISFTWEIGNTQNLKIQGEFPNQSLKWPFLWDLKILNNGELLCSSDAGQIFNKKGNTWEIIDVPNISKESIRGVIKDKDGNLWAATDGEGISRLKNGQWENYKKGTNSLPSNDWKCATMDNTGNLWFGSWLDGVVKYDGSTWRLYTKNNSATTGLASNTVTGIFVDKTNKVWVYSFGDITIINGNTIKKINLEDLIVFGIRINDIYQDKNGKFYLATSKGIVTSNNGTTFIHEKEKFGQIDISSVAVDKSNVIWYCEQFSGIHRWDNGVKHYFEGTLDNLIPSQTFEILVDSLDRKLLIGNKGSQVIFIEDSEFTSSTDEQNSKVDHQISVFPNPTNGIINFENVNGQLNHVNITNEAGNRFSENISENAIDISHYSPGIYIIQLIDLTEGKSKFIKVLKI comes from the coding sequence ATGAAAATTCACTCTAAAATCTTATACTTCATCATTCTACTGATTTCATTCACATGGGAAATTGGTAATACTCAAAATTTGAAAATTCAGGGAGAATTTCCTAATCAGAGTTTAAAATGGCCATTCCTTTGGGATCTGAAAATCTTAAATAACGGTGAACTATTGTGTTCATCTGATGCCGGACAAATATTTAATAAGAAAGGAAATACATGGGAAATAATTGATGTTCCCAATATCAGTAAAGAGTCAATCAGAGGTGTCATAAAAGACAAAGATGGTAATCTATGGGCAGCCACAGATGGAGAAGGTATATCAAGACTTAAGAATGGACAGTGGGAAAATTACAAAAAGGGAACCAATAGCTTACCTTCCAATGATTGGAAGTGCGCCACAATGGACAATACAGGAAACCTATGGTTTGGCAGTTGGTTGGATGGTGTCGTGAAATATGACGGTAGTACCTGGAGATTATATACTAAAAACAATAGTGCAACCACAGGATTGGCATCAAATACTGTGACCGGCATATTTGTGGATAAAACCAACAAAGTTTGGGTGTATTCATTCGGAGATATTACGATAATCAATGGAAATACGATTAAAAAAATCAATCTGGAAGATTTAATCGTATTTGGCATAAGAATCAATGACATCTATCAGGATAAAAATGGAAAATTTTATCTTGCTACATCCAAAGGTATTGTAACATCAAATAATGGCACCACTTTTATTCATGAGAAGGAAAAATTTGGTCAAATAGACATAAGTTCCGTTGCCGTTGACAAATCAAATGTCATTTGGTATTGTGAACAGTTTTCAGGTATTCATCGATGGGATAATGGAGTGAAACACTATTTTGAAGGAACACTCGACAATCTGATACCATCGCAGACTTTCGAAATTCTTGTCGATAGCCTAGACAGGAAATTACTGATAGGGAACAAAGGATCGCAAGTTATTTTTATAGAAGACTCTGAATTTACATCTTCTACTGATGAACAGAATAGTAAAGTTGATCACCAAATAAGCGTATTTCCCAATCCCACAAACGGCATTATTAATTTTGAGAACGTCAATGGACAACTAAATCATGTTAACATAACCAATGAAGCAGGAAACAGATTTAGTGAAAACATTTCTGAAAACGCCATTGATATATCTCATTATAGCCCGGGTATCTATATCATTCAGTTAATTGATCTCACTGAAGGAAAATCAAAATTTATTAAAGTTTTGAAAATATAA
- the vsr gene encoding DNA mismatch endonuclease Vsr, protein MDVHDPDTRSYNMSQIKGWDTQPELMVRKFLFSKGLRYRLYDKKLPGKPDIILPKYKTIIMVHGCFWHGHEGCKYFVIPKTRTEWWTEKINKNKANDKKNETALNALGWKVIKVFGCELKKDKKETTLEHILSQLKES, encoded by the coding sequence ATGGACGTCCACGACCCCGATACGAGATCATACAACATGAGCCAGATCAAAGGCTGGGATACCCAACCTGAGCTGATGGTGAGGAAATTTTTGTTTTCAAAAGGACTGCGGTATAGGCTATATGATAAAAAACTGCCCGGGAAACCAGACATCATCCTGCCAAAATACAAAACCATCATCATGGTACATGGTTGCTTCTGGCACGGTCATGAAGGATGTAAATATTTTGTGATTCCGAAGACAAGAACGGAGTGGTGGACAGAAAAAATCAATAAAAACAAAGCCAACGATAAAAAAAACGAAACTGCACTCAACGCTTTGGGGTGGAAGGTAATCAAGGTTTTCGGATGTGAACTGAAGAAAGATAAAAAAGAAACTACATTAGAGCATATTTTATCACAACTTAAAGAAAGTTAA
- the dcm gene encoding DNA (cytosine-5-)-methyltransferase yields the protein MEVTFGEFIKEKRTKLGYPLRKVASHLDIDPSTLGKIEKDERQLNIEQLENLCQILQTDKNTLLNYHHSTRIFDDLKCYPNYHEVLNIVNEQLSHYFTKQTTIKFEKDWKEKEFTNPHAIIRIGTMFSGIGAIEYALKRLNLKTEIQFASDIDNFAKQSYFANYEIAESNWYNDVHDINGTKYRGKLDLLVGGSPCQSFSMVGKRRGLDDTRGTLFYEFARVVKESQPNVFIFENVKGLINHDNGNTFETIKATFDELGYKYFYQVLNAKNYGMPQHRERIFVVGFKDKNATFTFPAPIELEYKMQDFLEDFTDSKYYLKEKGVKFVTSSKNRNKRYTQINGEIALCQKANQQFNWHGDFVFEQGASKFDEFIFDVNDVEEKYYLSDKVRDYVLSSGTKTFKTSIKTDLEVARPLLQSMHKMHRAGVDNYVTHTGKIRKLTPKECLRLMGFRDDFTQVVSDTQMYRQAGNSIVVDVLIALLKQMDITKFVD from the coding sequence ATGGAAGTTACTTTTGGTGAATTTATCAAAGAAAAAAGAACAAAATTGGGCTATCCTCTTCGGAAAGTAGCATCACATTTAGATATCGATCCATCGACACTTGGAAAAATTGAAAAAGACGAACGCCAACTAAACATTGAACAGCTAGAAAATCTATGTCAAATTTTACAAACTGACAAAAACACACTTTTGAATTACCATCATTCTACAAGAATTTTTGATGATTTAAAATGTTATCCAAATTATCATGAGGTATTAAACATAGTAAATGAACAATTGTCACATTACTTTACTAAACAAACTACTATTAAATTTGAAAAAGATTGGAAAGAAAAGGAATTTACAAATCCGCATGCAATAATCAGAATAGGAACAATGTTTTCAGGTATTGGAGCAATTGAGTATGCATTGAAAAGGTTAAATTTAAAGACTGAAATCCAATTTGCTAGCGATATTGACAACTTTGCCAAACAAAGTTATTTCGCAAACTATGAAATAGCAGAAAGTAATTGGTACAACGATGTGCACGATATTAATGGAACTAAATACAGGGGTAAATTGGATTTATTAGTTGGCGGCAGTCCTTGTCAATCTTTTTCAATGGTTGGAAAACGTAGAGGTTTGGACGATACTAGAGGAACTTTATTTTATGAATTTGCAAGAGTTGTTAAAGAAAGCCAGCCAAATGTTTTTATTTTTGAAAATGTAAAAGGATTAATAAATCACGATAATGGAAATACTTTTGAAACTATAAAAGCAACTTTTGATGAACTTGGATATAAATATTTTTATCAAGTTTTAAATGCCAAAAATTACGGAATGCCCCAACACAGAGAAAGAATTTTTGTTGTTGGTTTCAAAGATAAAAACGCAACATTTACATTCCCGGCACCAATTGAATTGGAATATAAAATGCAAGATTTTTTAGAAGATTTTACAGACAGTAAATATTATCTTAAAGAGAAAGGTGTCAAATTTGTGACAAGTTCGAAAAATAGAAACAAACGATATACTCAAATAAATGGGGAAATAGCACTATGTCAAAAAGCAAATCAACAATTTAATTGGCACGGTGATTTCGTATTCGAACAAGGCGCAAGTAAATTTGATGAATTTATTTTTGATGTAAATGATGTTGAAGAAAAATATTATTTATCAGATAAAGTCCGTGACTATGTTTTAAGTAGCGGAACAAAAACTTTTAAAACATCAATAAAAACGGACCTTGAAGTTGCAAGACCACTTTTACAAAGTATGCACAAAATGCACAGAGCTGGAGTAGACAACTACGTTACACATACTGGAAAAATTAGAAAACTTACACCAAAAGAATGTTTGCGTTTAATGGGTTTTCGAGATGATTTCACACAAGTAGTAAGCGATACTCAAATGTACAGACAAGCAGGGAATAGCATAGTTGTTGATGTTTTGATAGCTTTACTAAAACAAATGGATATTACTAAATTTGTAGATTAG
- a CDS encoding HNH endonuclease: protein MADYQKIKIENIEYFIIDSIQDFRAEDSFIHRSNKLAQFDGNGESKKHIGTYKGELGQRISNFFDYSTWGLEHYDSEKKRKTIQSARACGAVIQDNTCFFSKSNLLKYLDDAKAEYYAQEQIYHNDISKFYDERYQEVQSIENEHITFSIYDASDNISQTQNRGYIRSDDTIWKLWRELILPKISYLSILKLVPVNQIEENIRPLFYFRILLDYQFRTFVHPSALHILKEIPIDIPEIEEIKKLYRIGQERYRKAVIEYMPQCPFSKITDERLLIASHIKPYSVCIKENKENEALDYLNGLSLSPTYDRLFDQGYITFSDSGELICGTQLSPYTWDKLNINPTAKNKMRIFPESRESYLDYHRKHVFQDDINDLT from the coding sequence ATGGCAGATTATCAGAAAATAAAAATAGAGAATATTGAATATTTCATAATTGATTCAATACAAGACTTTAGAGCGGAAGATAGTTTTATTCATAGGTCAAATAAATTGGCACAATTTGACGGAAACGGAGAATCAAAAAAACACATTGGTACTTATAAAGGAGAGTTAGGTCAAAGAATTTCTAACTTTTTTGATTATTCAACTTGGGGTTTGGAACATTATGACTCTGAAAAAAAGCGTAAAACAATACAATCTGCAAGAGCTTGTGGAGCTGTAATTCAAGACAATACGTGCTTCTTTAGTAAATCAAATTTGTTAAAATATTTGGATGATGCTAAAGCCGAATATTATGCACAAGAACAAATTTATCATAATGATATAAGCAAATTTTATGATGAACGATATCAAGAAGTACAAAGTATTGAAAATGAACATATTACTTTTTCAATTTATGATGCGTCAGACAACATATCCCAAACACAAAATAGAGGCTACATTAGATCAGATGATACTATTTGGAAACTTTGGCGAGAATTAATCTTACCTAAAATTAGTTACCTTTCTATTCTTAAATTAGTTCCTGTTAATCAAATAGAGGAAAATATCAGACCTTTATTTTACTTTAGAATTCTACTCGACTATCAATTTAGGACCTTTGTTCACCCAAGTGCTTTGCATATACTTAAAGAAATTCCAATTGATATTCCCGAAATAGAAGAAATTAAAAAATTATACAGAATTGGTCAAGAAAGATATAGAAAAGCAGTTATAGAATATATGCCACAATGCCCATTCTCAAAAATAACAGATGAAAGACTTTTAATTGCAAGCCATATCAAGCCTTACAGCGTTTGTATTAAGGAAAATAAAGAAAACGAAGCTTTGGATTATCTAAACGGACTTTCACTTTCACCAACTTATGACAGACTTTTTGACCAAGGATATATTACATTTTCGGATAGCGGAGAATTAATATGTGGCACTCAATTAAGCCCTTATACTTGGGATAAACTCAATATTAATCCAACAGCAAAAAATAAAATGCGAATTTTTCCTGAAAGTAGAGAAAGCTACTTAGACTATCATAGAAAGCATGTATTTCAAGATGACATAAATGACTTAACATAA